In Raphanus sativus cultivar WK10039 chromosome 5, ASM80110v3, whole genome shotgun sequence, the following proteins share a genomic window:
- the LOC108805153 gene encoding uncharacterized protein LOC108805153 yields MPLSLLSPLPLLHSFSPTKSTASRIRATPYRLRLSVVKATSDKGSSGNVPEDDDPSFNPFGFVTDNPSSRSAIQLPESPAEDGNVGQMLYRTEDKGREFGSTIRSGKLRWFVRETGSKESHRGTVVFLHGAPTQSFSYRTVMSEMTKAGFHCYAPDWIGFGFSDKPQPGYGFNYTEKEYHEAFDKLLDTLEIKSPFFLVVQGFLVGSYGLTWALKNPSKVEKIAILNTPLTVSSPVPGLFKQLRIPLFGEFTCQNAILAERFIEGGSPYVLKNEKADVYRLPYLSSGGPGFALLETAKKINFGDTLGQIANGFSSGSWDKPTLLAWGIADKYLSQSIAEEFEKQNPQNVKLRLIEGAGHLPQEDWPEKVVAALRSFF; encoded by the exons atgccTTTGTCTCTGctctctcctcttcctctgctCCACTCGTTCTCTCCGACAAAATCCACCGCCTCTAGAATCAGAGCCACGCCGTATAGACTCCGCTTGTCCGTCGTGAAAGCGACGTCTGATAAGGGAAGCAGCGGAAATGTTCCCGAGGACGATGATCCATCTTTCAACCCGTTTGGCTTCGTCACGGACAATCCATCTAGCCGGAGCGCAATCCAGCTGCCGGAGTCTCCTGCCGAAGACGGTAACGTCGGTCAGATGCTCTAC AGGACAGAAGATAAGGGAAGGGAGTTTGGTTCCACCATCAGATCAGGGAAGCTTAGATGGTTTGTGAGAGAAACTG GATCAAAGGAGAGTCATAGAGGAACAGTTGTGTTTCTTCATGGAGCTCCAACTCAGTCTTTTAGTTACCGTACTGTCATGTCTGAG ATGACAAAAGCTGGGTTTCATTGCTATGCACCTGATTGGATAGGATTCGGATTCAGTGACAAACCTCAGCCAGGATATGGTTTTAATTACACAG AGAAAGAGTATCATGAGGCGTTTGATAAACTGCTGGACACGTTGGAGATCAAATCTCCTTTCTTTCTCGTTGTTCAG GGCTTTCTTGTGGGTTCTTACGGTTTAACATGGGCGTTAAAGAATCCAAGCAAGGTTGAGAAAATCGCCATCCTTAATACTCCGTTGACTGTTTCATCCCCAGTTCCTGGATTGTTTAAGCAGCTGAG GATCCCCCTCTTTGGTGAATTCACGTGCCAAAATGCTATATTGGCAGAGCGGTTCATTGAAGGAGGTAGCCC CTACGTCTTGAAGAATGAGAAAGCTGATGTCTATCGTCTACCATATTTGTCAAGCGGAGGGCCTGGTTTTG CCTTGCTAGAGACTGCTAAAAAGATCAACTTCGGAGACACCTTGGGTCAAATTGCAAATGGGTTTTCATCAGGCAGCTGGGACAAACCCACGCTTCTGGCTTGGGGTATAGCTGATAAGTACCTGTCTCAGTCTATAGCAGAGGAGTTTGAGAAACAGAACCCTCAAAATGTTAAGCTTCGACTCATCGAAGGTGCTGGCCATTTGCCTCAGGAAGACTG GCCAGAGAAAGTAGTTGCTGCCCTCCGATCATTTTTCTAA